One genomic segment of Eikenella corrodens includes these proteins:
- the pip gene encoding prolyl aminopeptidase — translation MYPIQEPLRSGMLPVSELHTIYWEESGNPAGIPVIFLHGGPGAGSSPACRGFFNPEKYRVIIIDQRGSGKSTPYAETRENTTWDLVEDIEKVRKMLGIESWLVFGGSWGSTLSLAYAETYPDRVRGLILRGIFLCRQIEINWLSEEGGVSMIYPEQWQRYLAAVPPEQRAGSLVEAYYWMLNSPDPAVHLPAAKAWADWESWLIWFDPKPVDEDPQASLAIARFENHYFMHQGWLQGDKSILANAHKIQHIPTIIVQGRYDLCTPTRSAWDLKQALPQADLRIIQSGHYAQNPAIADALVQATDEFAERLGA, via the coding sequence ATGTATCCGATTCAAGAACCACTCCGCAGCGGCATGCTGCCTGTATCTGAGCTCCACACGATCTACTGGGAGGAAAGCGGTAATCCCGCAGGCATCCCTGTTATCTTCCTGCACGGTGGCCCCGGCGCCGGATCTAGTCCGGCTTGCCGGGGTTTTTTCAATCCGGAAAAATACCGTGTCATCATCATCGACCAACGCGGCAGCGGCAAATCCACCCCTTATGCCGAAACTCGCGAAAACACCACTTGGGACTTGGTGGAAGATATTGAAAAAGTAAGAAAAATGCTTGGCATCGAGAGCTGGCTGGTATTCGGCGGCTCATGGGGTAGCACCCTTTCTCTCGCCTATGCCGAAACCTATCCCGACCGTGTACGCGGCTTGATTCTGCGTGGTATTTTCCTCTGCCGCCAAATTGAAATTAATTGGCTGAGCGAAGAAGGCGGCGTAAGCATGATTTACCCCGAGCAATGGCAACGCTATTTAGCCGCCGTGCCGCCGGAGCAACGCGCCGGTTCATTAGTTGAGGCTTATTATTGGATGCTTAATTCGCCCGACCCCGCCGTGCATCTGCCTGCCGCCAAAGCTTGGGCAGATTGGGAAAGCTGGCTGATTTGGTTCGACCCCAAACCGGTGGACGAAGACCCGCAAGCCTCCTTGGCCATCGCCCGCTTCGAAAACCACTATTTCATGCACCAAGGGTGGTTACAGGGCGACAAATCCATCTTGGCCAACGCCCACAAAATCCAGCATATCCCCACCATCATCGTGCAAGGCCGCTACGATCTCTGCACCCCCACCCGCAGCGCATGGGATTTGAAGCAGGCACTGCCGCAGGCCGATTTGCGTATTATCCAAAGCGGCCACTACGCGCAAAACCCTGCCATCGCCGATGCCCTAGTGCAGGCCACCGATGAATTTGCCGAACGGCTCGGCGCTTGA
- a CDS encoding FeoA family protein: protein MSVIPLSQLRKGAVAHIDSIVPNPVFGELDALVSRRLADLGFSGGMPLQVIAVGGFGRGPFAVRLGNQSQFSLRHDEAGKIMCHLVDAEPFGRCGTKAACTLKAT, encoded by the coding sequence ATGTCCGTTATTCCTCTCTCCCAGCTGCGCAAAGGCGCAGTTGCGCATATCGATTCCATTGTCCCCAATCCTGTGTTCGGCGAACTCGATGCCTTGGTGTCGCGCCGCTTGGCAGATTTGGGTTTTTCCGGCGGCATGCCTTTGCAGGTGATTGCCGTGGGTGGCTTTGGGCGCGGGCCGTTTGCGGTGCGCTTGGGCAACCAGTCGCAGTTTTCGCTGCGGCATGATGAGGCAGGGAAGATTATGTGCCATTTGGTCGATGCGGAACCATTTGGTCGATGCGGAACAAAAGCAGCCTGCACCTTAAAGGCTACCTGA
- a CDS encoding IS1595 family transposase, which yields MQITNCKLSKRVQKKLLEFFVLQVTARSAADILDIQPNSAILFYRKIRMVISHHLALAADEVFNGSVELDESYFGGRRKGRRGRGAAGKVVVFGILKRNGRVYTVVVDNAKSDTLMPVIKQKIMPDSIVYTDSLSSYDKLDVSGFIHYRINHSKEFADRQNHINGIENFWNQAKRVLRKYNGIDRKSFPLFLKECEFRFNFGTPSRQLKILREWCGI from the coding sequence ATGCAGATAACCAATTGTAAATTAAGCAAGAGAGTTCAAAAGAAACTACTTGAATTTTTTGTACTCCAAGTTACCGCCCGTTCCGCTGCCGATATTTTAGACATTCAGCCCAACTCCGCCATTCTGTTCTACCGCAAAATCCGTATGGTCATCAGCCATCATTTGGCCTTGGCTGCCGATGAGGTTTTCAATGGCTCCGTCGAATTGGACGAAAGCTATTTCGGCGGACGGCGTAAAGGCAGACGTGGTCGCGGTGCTGCAGGCAAAGTGGTTGTCTTTGGCATTCTGAAACGCAACGGACGGGTCTATACCGTTGTGGTGGATAATGCCAAGTCCGATACTTTGATGCCTGTTATCAAACAGAAAATCATGCCGGACAGTATTGTTTATACCGATAGTCTGAGCAGTTACGACAAGTTGGACGTGAGCGGTTTTATCCATTACCGCATCAACCATTCCAAGGAATTTGCAGACCGCCAGAACCACATCAACGGCATTGAGAACTTTTGGAATCAGGCAAAACGCGTCTTACGCAAGTACAACGGAATCGATCGCAAATCTTTCCCGCTGTTCTTGAAAGAATGCGAATTTCGGTTTAACTTCGGCACACCATCCCGGCAGCTTAAAATCTTGCGGGAGTGGTGTGGAATTTAG
- the feoB gene encoding ferrous iron transporter B, whose amino-acid sequence MELSYFALIGAPNCGKTVLFNGLTGAHAKVANYPGVTVDKREGAFLDDEAVRIVDLPGTYSLRTTSPDEAVAKDVAVGKLGIPPDAIIAVADATNLRMTLRMILELKTLKLPMVVSLNMSDVAQRRGLNIDAAKLSELLGVPVLETVAVSASGVQAVREAVAQLPRKRSFPANPASAERTLDELDSDALYREVESILAQVVRTEMTLPAWHKKLDEIVLHPVWGVVLLMVILFMVFQAVYTWAAPIMEAIEGGFGWLGEWVAANMQPGILNDLIVNGVIAGTGSVLVFLPQITILFAFILLLEDSGYLPRAAFLLDNVMAKSGLSGRSFIPLLSSFACAVPAVMSARTIHDPRERLVTIAVAPLLTCSARLPVYALIIAAVIPDRTVGGIFNLQGLTLFVLYIAGILSAALAAYLMKRLARIKGNVQQFPLLMELPTFRMPNFKHILTSLWDRVKAFLKRAGTIIFALTVILWGLVSWPAPPEGATGAAIDYSLAGMIGHAIQPLFAPLGFTWEMCIAMIPGIAAREVVVAALGTVYAVGASSEDAVQNALIPIVHSNWGLPTAFAFLAWYVYAPMCAATLAVIRRETKSLKQTAIITGYMFALAYLAAFIVYQITSRIL is encoded by the coding sequence ATGGAACTGAGCTATTTTGCCCTCATCGGCGCGCCGAACTGCGGCAAAACCGTGTTGTTCAACGGGCTGACCGGCGCGCACGCCAAAGTGGCCAATTATCCGGGCGTAACGGTGGACAAGCGCGAAGGCGCGTTTTTGGACGACGAAGCCGTGCGCATTGTCGATTTGCCCGGCACATACAGCCTGCGCACTACCAGCCCCGACGAAGCGGTGGCGAAAGACGTGGCGGTGGGCAAACTCGGCATTCCGCCCGACGCCATCATTGCCGTGGCCGACGCGACCAACCTGCGCATGACGTTGCGCATGATTTTGGAACTGAAAACGCTGAAACTGCCGATGGTGGTGTCGCTGAACATGAGCGACGTGGCACAACGGCGCGGGTTGAATATCGACGCGGCCAAATTGAGCGAACTGTTGGGTGTGCCCGTACTGGAAACCGTGGCCGTGAGCGCATCGGGTGTGCAGGCGGTGCGCGAAGCCGTGGCGCAGTTGCCGCGCAAACGCTCGTTCCCTGCCAACCCCGCCTCCGCCGAACGCACGTTGGACGAATTGGACAGCGACGCGCTTTACCGCGAAGTCGAATCCATTTTGGCGCAAGTCGTGCGCACGGAAATGACCCTGCCCGCCTGGCATAAAAAATTGGACGAAATCGTGCTGCACCCCGTGTGGGGCGTGGTGTTGCTGATGGTCATCCTGTTTATGGTGTTCCAAGCCGTATACACCTGGGCCGCGCCGATTATGGAAGCCATCGAAGGCGGCTTCGGCTGGCTGGGCGAATGGGTGGCCGCCAATATGCAGCCCGGCATTTTGAACGATTTAATCGTGAACGGCGTGATTGCCGGCACAGGCAGCGTGCTGGTGTTCCTGCCGCAGATTACCATCCTGTTCGCCTTCATCCTGCTGCTGGAAGACTCGGGCTATCTGCCGCGCGCCGCATTTTTACTGGATAACGTGATGGCGAAAAGCGGCTTGTCCGGCCGTTCGTTCATTCCGCTGCTGTCCAGCTTCGCCTGCGCCGTGCCCGCCGTGATGTCCGCCCGCACCATCCACGACCCGCGCGAACGGCTGGTGACCATCGCCGTCGCCCCGCTGCTGACCTGCTCCGCGCGGCTGCCCGTGTATGCGCTGATTATCGCCGCCGTTATCCCTGACCGCACCGTGGGCGGGATATTCAACCTGCAAGGGCTGACGCTGTTTGTGCTGTACATTGCCGGCATCCTGTCCGCCGCACTCGCCGCCTACCTTATGAAACGGTTGGCGCGGATTAAGGGCAACGTGCAGCAGTTCCCGCTGTTGATGGAGCTGCCCACCTTCCGTATGCCCAACTTCAAACACATCCTGACCAGCCTGTGGGACAGGGTGAAAGCCTTCCTGAAACGCGCCGGCACGATTATTTTCGCGCTGACCGTGATTCTGTGGGGCTTGGTGAGCTGGCCTGCGCCGCCCGAAGGCGCAACCGGTGCGGCAATTGATTACAGCCTGGCCGGCATGATCGGCCACGCCATCCAGCCGCTGTTCGCCCCGCTGGGCTTCACTTGGGAAATGTGTATCGCCATGATTCCGGGTATTGCCGCGCGTGAAGTGGTCGTGGCCGCGCTGGGCACGGTGTATGCCGTGGGCGCGTCGTCCGAAGACGCGGTGCAGAACGCGCTGATTCCCATCGTCCACAGCAACTGGGGCCTGCCCACTGCCTTCGCATTTTTGGCCTGGTATGTGTACGCCCCCATGTGCGCCGCCACTTTGGCCGTGATTAGGCGCGAAACCAAATCGCTGAAACAAACGGCTATAATTACAGGCTATATGTTCGCACTCGCCTACCTCGCGGCTTTTATCGTGTATCAAATTACTTCAAGGATTTTGTGA
- a CDS encoding FeoB-associated Cys-rich membrane protein, translating to MTQYIIVALIMLASAFFLLRKFVFKPKKTKHDCSSGCGKCGGCG from the coding sequence ATGACTCAATATATTATCGTCGCCCTCATCATGCTTGCCAGCGCATTCTTCCTGCTGCGGAAGTTCGTGTTCAAACCCAAAAAAACGAAACACGATTGCAGCAGTGGCTGCGGCAAATGCGGCGGCTGCGGTTAG
- a CDS encoding glycerol dehydrogenase — translation MQTIAIQSPGKYIQGAGLFGQIGAHVSPLADNVAVLADKFVLSILQDKLSGSLNASGVQHTIVPFNGECSRTEIERVKNIAEQNGAKAVIGVGGGKTLDAAKAVAYYAGLPVVVCPTIASTDAPCSALSVIYTDAGEFESYLFFPNNPERVLVDTEVVANAPVRLLAAGIGDALATWFEARACANSGADTMAGAKVSPTALTLAKLCYETLLENGRKAVSAVKDKVVTPAVERVVEANTYLSGVGFESGGLAGAHSVHNGLTVLPETHHNLHGEKVAFGLLTQLMLENADNAELEQVVGLCVDVGLPVTLAQIGVTEGIEAKMRQVAEAACTEGDTMGNMPGNVQPADVYAALLAADRFGRDYLAKSAR, via the coding sequence ATGCAAACCATCGCCATCCAATCTCCCGGCAAATACATCCAAGGTGCAGGCCTGTTCGGGCAAATCGGCGCACACGTTTCGCCGTTGGCTGACAACGTAGCCGTGTTGGCGGACAAATTCGTCCTGTCCATCTTGCAGGACAAACTTTCAGGTAGCCTGAATGCGTCCGGCGTGCAGCACACGATTGTGCCGTTTAACGGCGAGTGCAGCCGCACCGAAATCGAACGTGTAAAAAACATTGCCGAACAAAACGGCGCCAAAGCCGTTATCGGCGTGGGCGGCGGCAAAACATTGGATGCGGCCAAAGCGGTTGCCTATTACGCAGGCCTGCCCGTGGTCGTGTGCCCCACCATCGCCTCTACCGATGCGCCGTGTTCCGCGCTGTCCGTGATTTACACCGATGCGGGCGAGTTTGAATCCTACCTGTTCTTCCCCAACAATCCCGAACGCGTGCTAGTGGACACCGAAGTAGTGGCCAACGCACCGGTGCGCCTGCTGGCCGCGGGCATCGGCGACGCACTGGCTACATGGTTTGAAGCGCGTGCCTGCGCCAACAGCGGCGCGGACACCATGGCCGGGGCGAAAGTGTCGCCCACCGCGCTCACGCTGGCCAAACTCTGTTACGAAACGCTGCTGGAAAACGGACGCAAAGCCGTATCTGCCGTAAAAGACAAAGTGGTAACCCCCGCCGTGGAGCGCGTGGTGGAGGCGAACACCTATTTGAGCGGCGTGGGTTTTGAAAGCGGCGGTTTGGCAGGCGCGCACTCGGTGCACAACGGTTTGACCGTGCTGCCCGAAACCCACCACAACCTGCATGGCGAAAAAGTCGCTTTCGGATTGCTGACCCAGCTCATGCTGGAAAACGCAGACAACGCTGAGCTGGAACAGGTCGTAGGATTATGCGTGGATGTCGGATTGCCCGTTACGCTGGCACAAATCGGCGTAACCGAAGGCATTGAAGCCAAAATGCGCCAAGTGGCCGAAGCCGCCTGCACCGAAGGCGACACCATGGGCAATATGCCCGGCAACGTGCAGCCTGCCGACGTGTATGCCGCACTGCTCGCCGCCGACCGCTTCGGCCGTGATTATCTGGCAAAATCCGCGCGTTGA
- a CDS encoding (Fe-S)-binding protein, whose product MNTNQTTQHGGKPADVYFFGTCLLDLFMPEAGMDAITLLEQQGIKVHFPMEQSCCGQPAFSSGHREEAFNVAKAQLTLFTENYPIVVPSGSCGGMMKHHWPKLFKGSEYEQRANELAGRVVEFTNFLVDIGYEPKDVGEPVKVAVHTSCAARREMGVHITGWKLIDSLQNVARIVHDHESECCGFGGTFSVKQSDISGAMVTDKVAALKETQATEIVSADAGCMMNIGGKIAKDEPNMPKPKHIATFLLERTGGKA is encoded by the coding sequence ATGAACACCAACCAAACCACCCAGCACGGCGGCAAGCCCGCCGATGTTTACTTTTTCGGCACCTGCCTTTTGGATTTGTTTATGCCGGAAGCAGGTATGGATGCCATCACGCTGCTGGAGCAGCAAGGCATCAAAGTGCATTTCCCGATGGAGCAAAGCTGCTGCGGGCAGCCTGCATTCTCTTCTGGGCACCGCGAAGAAGCGTTCAATGTCGCCAAAGCCCAGCTCACCTTGTTCACCGAAAACTATCCTATCGTCGTGCCTTCCGGCTCTTGCGGCGGCATGATGAAGCACCATTGGCCCAAATTGTTTAAAGGCAGCGAATACGAACAGCGCGCCAACGAATTGGCCGGCCGTGTGGTTGAGTTCACCAATTTCTTGGTCGACATCGGCTACGAGCCCAAAGACGTGGGCGAGCCGGTGAAAGTGGCAGTGCATACTTCCTGCGCGGCGCGCCGTGAAATGGGCGTGCACATTACCGGCTGGAAGCTGATCGACAGTCTGCAAAACGTGGCGCGCATCGTGCACGACCACGAAAGCGAATGCTGCGGCTTTGGCGGCACGTTCTCCGTGAAGCAGTCCGACATTTCCGGCGCGATGGTCACCGACAAAGTGGCCGCGCTGAAAGAAACGCAGGCCACGGAAATCGTGAGCGCGGATGCAGGCTGCATGATGAACATTGGCGGCAAAATCGCCAAAGACGAGCCGAACATGCCCAAACCCAAACACATTGCCACATTCTTGCTGGAACGCACGGGAGGTAAAGCATGA
- a CDS encoding LutC/YkgG family protein: protein MSARDNILAKLRKANAYPMAEPQTFDYYQEMSPEWESETDRLRHWAATMRAVKTEIFWVRENDWEQKLVEVAQQKGLQNMLLSPQTEHGRRAQEALQAASVETRAFAKPIDDWKDEFFADVQAGFTSSVCGIAHTGTVMMVSSPEEPRSQSLVPPVHICLFDTRKMYDTFHAALHGEALIDAMPTNIILASGPSKTADIQLTLAFGAHGPRDMVVLAILPENIDPADLENAT, encoded by the coding sequence ATGAGCGCGCGCGACAATATTCTGGCCAAACTCCGCAAAGCCAACGCCTATCCGATGGCGGAGCCGCAAACTTTCGATTACTACCAAGAAATGTCGCCCGAATGGGAAAGCGAAACCGACCGCCTGCGCCATTGGGCGGCCACCATGCGCGCGGTGAAAACCGAGATTTTCTGGGTGCGCGAAAACGATTGGGAACAAAAGCTGGTGGAAGTGGCGCAGCAAAAAGGCTTGCAAAACATGCTGCTTTCGCCGCAAACCGAACACGGTCGCCGCGCCCAAGAGGCTTTGCAGGCTGCTTCTGTGGAAACGCGCGCCTTCGCCAAACCGATTGACGATTGGAAAGACGAATTCTTTGCCGACGTGCAGGCTGGTTTCACCTCGTCCGTTTGCGGCATCGCCCACACCGGCACGGTGATGATGGTTTCTTCGCCCGAAGAACCGCGCAGCCAAAGCCTGGTTCCCCCCGTACACATCTGCCTGTTCGATACACGTAAAATGTACGACACCTTTCATGCGGCACTGCATGGCGAAGCCTTAATCGATGCCATGCCCACCAATATCATTTTGGCATCCGGCCCGTCAAAAACCGCCGATATCCAATTAACCCTTGCCTTCGGCGCACACGGTCCGCGCGATATGGTCGTATTGGCCATCCTGCCCGAGAATATCGACCCTGCCGATTTGGAGAATGCCACATGA
- a CDS encoding LutB/LldF family L-lactate oxidation iron-sulfur protein, translating into MRTEQTVHFHPRPETFKANAREALADKPLRKSLRTAMDMLMTKRKMVLSDEQELQMLRTLCEHIRQRSLSKLPDLLEQLESNLTKLGVKVHWAETPDEACRIIHGIIMHHQGKLMVKGKSMVSEEIELNHYLADRGIKAVESDLGEYIVQMAGEKPTHIVMPAIHKTKEQVSELFHNNIGTPLTDDVDQLTGFARQALRDVYRTADVGLSGVNFAVAETGTLCLVENEGNGRLSTTVPPVHIAITGIEKVVAKLSDIPPLYSLLPRSAIGQNITTYFNMITGPRRSDELDGPQEMHLVLLDNGRSQAYGEEQMRRTLQCIRCGACMNHCPVYTRIGGAAYGTTYPGPIGEILSPHLLGLEPTRDLPTACTMCGACVEVCPVKIPITEQMQRLREEAQRAPDEAVPYPIKGQGASHTLGEQLAWRMFDGIFAGKTAYRMFGALATKFRGLTPGKQLTWTDNHVPMKPAPKSLHQLLQEKQQKTSG; encoded by the coding sequence ATGAGAACCGAACAAACCGTACACTTCCATCCGCGCCCGGAAACCTTTAAAGCCAACGCGCGCGAAGCCCTGGCCGACAAACCCTTGCGCAAAAGCCTGCGCACGGCCATGGATATGCTGATGACCAAGCGCAAAATGGTGCTGTCGGACGAACAAGAACTGCAAATGCTGCGCACCCTGTGCGAGCACATCCGCCAGCGTTCGCTCTCCAAACTGCCCGATTTGCTGGAGCAGCTGGAAAGCAACCTGACCAAATTAGGCGTGAAAGTGCATTGGGCGGAAACGCCCGACGAAGCCTGCCGCATCATCCACGGCATCATCATGCACCATCAGGGCAAACTGATGGTGAAAGGCAAATCGATGGTGAGCGAAGAAATCGAGCTGAACCATTATCTGGCCGACCGCGGCATTAAAGCCGTGGAAAGCGACTTGGGTGAATATATCGTGCAAATGGCCGGCGAAAAACCGACCCACATCGTGATGCCCGCCATCCACAAAACCAAAGAGCAGGTGAGCGAACTGTTCCACAACAACATCGGCACGCCGCTGACCGACGACGTGGACCAACTCACTGGCTTCGCCCGCCAAGCCCTGCGCGACGTGTACCGCACCGCCGATGTCGGCCTGAGCGGCGTGAACTTCGCCGTGGCCGAAACCGGCACGCTGTGCCTGGTGGAAAACGAAGGCAACGGCCGCCTGTCCACCACCGTGCCGCCCGTGCACATCGCCATTACCGGCATTGAAAAAGTGGTGGCCAAACTGTCCGATATCCCGCCGCTTTATAGCCTGCTGCCGCGCAGCGCCATCGGTCAGAACATCACCACTTATTTCAACATGATTACCGGCCCGCGCCGTTCCGACGAGCTGGACGGCCCGCAGGAAATGCACCTGGTGCTGCTGGACAATGGCCGCAGCCAGGCCTACGGCGAAGAGCAAATGCGCCGCACGCTGCAATGTATCCGCTGCGGCGCGTGTATGAACCACTGCCCGGTGTACACCCGCATCGGCGGCGCAGCCTACGGCACCACCTATCCCGGCCCGATCGGCGAAATCCTGTCGCCGCATCTGCTGGGTTTGGAGCCCACCCGCGACCTGCCCACCGCCTGCACCATGTGCGGCGCATGCGTGGAAGTCTGCCCCGTGAAAATCCCGATTACCGAGCAAATGCAGCGCCTGCGCGAAGAAGCCCAACGTGCGCCCGACGAAGCCGTACCCTATCCGATTAAAGGCCAAGGCGCGTCGCACACCTTGGGCGAGCAGCTGGCTTGGCGCATGTTCGACGGTATCTTCGCCGGCAAAACCGCCTACCGCATGTTCGGTGCGCTGGCCACCAAATTCCGCGGCCTGACCCCGGGCAAACAGCTGACCTGGACCGACAACCACGTGCCGATGAAGCCCGCGCCCAAATCGCTGCACCAGTTGTTGCAAGAAAAACAACAGAAAACTTCCGGCTAA
- a CDS encoding L-lactate permease gives MSIALSVFPILFLIILMIGFKMRGDRSAILAALSAVLIAIFAVPNVSGFAPPTGYGAGYVGWAFAEGVLKAIFPILIVILMALFSYNVLLESKQIEVIKQQFTNISSDKRIQVLLIVWGFGGLLEGMAGFGTAVAIPAAILIGLGFSPRFSALVSLIGNSVATGFGAVGIPVITLAKEVFGSVVTSEQTHAIAGDVVIQLGFLMFLVPFVILMLTDTSKKYLVPNIILSAVVGGLSLGVQFVAAYFIGAETPAILGSIACIVFIVLYAKMTEKKDTPADKAISMGQMAKAWAVYGFILFFIIMASPLSGPISAFLKSTLVSKIHLPIYAEGKYFSFGWLSNAGLMLFLGAFIGGLVQGVSAGKLFQILGQTLVKMKASGITVICLVAMSAIMSHSSMIAVIAKGLVDATGTFYPLVAPLVGAIGTFATGSDTSSNILFGKLQASVADQLGMNKSWLAAANTAGATGGKIISPQSIAIATAACEQQGQEGAFLRSAMPYAIAYVIIAGITVYCFTAFAL, from the coding sequence ATGAGTATCGCCCTTTCCGTCTTTCCCATCTTATTTCTGATTATTTTAATGATCGGCTTCAAAATGCGCGGCGACCGCAGCGCTATCTTGGCTGCGTTGTCCGCTGTTTTGATTGCTATTTTTGCCGTACCCAACGTGAGCGGCTTCGCGCCCCCCACAGGCTACGGCGCCGGATACGTCGGCTGGGCATTTGCCGAAGGTGTGTTGAAAGCCATCTTCCCCATTCTGATTGTGATTCTGATGGCTTTGTTCAGCTACAACGTGCTGCTGGAAAGCAAACAGATTGAAGTGATTAAACAACAATTTACCAACATTTCCAGCGACAAGCGCATTCAGGTGCTGCTGATTGTGTGGGGCTTCGGCGGCCTGCTGGAAGGCATGGCGGGCTTCGGCACGGCAGTGGCGATTCCGGCCGCCATCTTGATTGGTTTGGGCTTCAGCCCGCGCTTCTCCGCGCTCGTATCGCTCATCGGCAACAGCGTGGCCACCGGCTTCGGCGCGGTCGGTATCCCCGTAATTACCTTGGCCAAAGAAGTGTTCGGCTCGGTAGTAACTTCCGAGCAGACCCATGCCATTGCCGGGGACGTGGTGATTCAGCTGGGCTTCTTGATGTTCTTGGTGCCGTTCGTCATCCTGATGCTGACCGACACTTCTAAAAAATACCTCGTGCCCAACATTATCCTGTCGGCCGTGGTTGGCGGCTTGTCGCTGGGCGTTCAGTTTGTGGCCGCTTATTTCATCGGCGCGGAAACGCCTGCCATTTTGGGCAGCATTGCCTGTATCGTCTTCATCGTGCTGTATGCGAAAATGACCGAGAAAAAAGATACGCCTGCCGATAAAGCCATCAGCATGGGGCAAATGGCAAAAGCATGGGCGGTGTACGGCTTCATCCTGTTCTTCATCATCATGGCCAGCCCCTTGTCCGGCCCCATCAGCGCGTTTTTGAAATCCACACTGGTGAGCAAAATCCACCTGCCGATTTATGCGGAAGGCAAATATTTCTCCTTCGGCTGGTTGTCTAACGCCGGCTTGATGCTGTTCTTGGGCGCGTTTATCGGCGGCTTGGTGCAAGGCGTTTCCGCCGGAAAACTGTTCCAAATTCTGGGGCAGACTTTGGTGAAAATGAAGGCTTCTGGCATCACCGTCATCTGCTTGGTGGCCATGAGCGCGATTATGAGCCACAGCAGCATGATTGCCGTGATTGCCAAAGGCTTGGTAGACGCCACCGGCACGTTCTATCCGCTGGTTGCACCGCTGGTGGGCGCCATCGGCACCTTCGCCACCGGCAGCGACACTTCTTCCAACATCCTGTTCGGCAAACTGCAAGCCTCCGTGGCTGACCAACTGGGCATGAATAAATCATGGCTCGCCGCCGCCAACACGGCCGGCGCGACCGGCGGCAAAATTATTTCGCCGCAAAGCATCGCCATCGCCACTGCCGCCTGCGAACAGCAAGGCCAAGAAGGCGCCTTCCTGCGCTCGGCCATGCCTTATGCGATTGCGTATGTGATTATTGCGGGCATTACGGTGTATTGCTTTACTGCATTCGCACTGTAA
- a CDS encoding VOC family protein — translation MGVKRIVANINATQPAAAKAFYHDLLGLELLMDHGWIQTYGQDTTMSVQVSFASEGGSGMPVPDLSIEVDNLDELLERMQHAGFTPEYGPTTEPWGVRRFFVRDPFGQLVNILQHE, via the coding sequence ATGGGCGTTAAACGCATTGTGGCCAATATAAACGCAACCCAACCCGCCGCAGCAAAGGCTTTCTACCATGACCTGCTTGGATTGGAATTGCTGATGGATCATGGGTGGATACAGACCTACGGACAGGATACGACTATGTCTGTGCAGGTCAGTTTTGCCAGTGAAGGCGGTTCTGGCATGCCTGTGCCTGATTTGTCTATTGAGGTGGATAATCTGGACGAATTATTAGAGCGGATGCAGCATGCTGGTTTCACGCCTGAATATGGGCCGACTACTGAACCTTGGGGCGTGCGCCGCTTTTTTGTGCGCGATCCGTTTGGGCAGCTGGTGAATATTTTGCAGCATGAGTAA